A genome region from Solanum pennellii chromosome 12, SPENNV200 includes the following:
- the LOC107007354 gene encoding uncharacterized protein At4g10930 isoform X1 gives MEMELFTEAMMEEENCCIDEINDDYSTLDGERCGICMDVVIDRGVLDCCQHWFCFTCIDNWATITNLCPLCQSEFQLITCVPVYDTIGGSQTDEDLYTRDDDWSIEGKTNTLSFPSYYIDENAVVCLDGDGCKVRAGSVTNEGDLNLDTSIACDSCDLWYHAFCVGFDPEDTSESTWLCPRCVDKLPEKSAPYKKLGPENASNNCLLEASFSGEVSVSIADAGETAVVVSIVERNNQGEIPGRKLSNLDTKEAINTGILVPDPVPDTSSIELSLRQNECPDSAQPATPVDVKSDASTDLCNELIQPNLDLHLGLSENSCSASTVDVTNMMVAGDQVLRAARLKNNTSECLCPGEKVMPDKNEEKVVASSAKRKRRENRIAYSPDSECRNADNGGIRAKAELAYDVKRVKIEGTSEQINAKDQTPVSASDNSDKPRVIIPKDKKLKCKPENKDLSSDIMDIVKGTGRKILKKLAHSNQDGMSSIQKESAARLRVKKIMRRTGDEDSSVLVENLRKEIREAVRNKSYGDKGENQLDPKLLTAFRAVVTGSTPETKKPLVDLKAKRSLLQKGKVRENLTKKIYGIGGRRRRAWTRDCEVEFWKYRCSNMSKPEKIQTLKSVLDLLRDDSENAPTKPVNEGEEKSSILSRLYLADNSVFPRKEDIKPVSTLTVVANQNKENGSTSNTSATSFPSPSNIVPRANVASLVVASSLEIKGAKTSVPTTKADITRNVLPIKGTDRPSTSTSSGLKLSTKEEITVKCDNTRSDKKKWALEVLARKTAATSKSGTLENEEDSAVLKNNYPLLAQLPKDMRPALAPSRHNKIPMSVRLAQLHRLTEHLLKKTNLSVMRRTAETELAIADAVNIEKEVADRSNSKLVYINLCSQELRRSDNASNVGVAEPSPCQNLVLTNSSEEVSDVHSSDPAVNEALRNAGLLSDSPPNSPSCALEEAKEESCISKEVEDHGPENVFEVDDPPELDIYGDFEYNLEDDEFSGAGTSMISVLQPEESKLKVVFSTINPVGTDGSLELQNLEKQDILEGPVGTSSLSGCETSGVVGSSTAADQTENCLGHSSPIDENLSVVDCEELYGPDKEPLIEKYPEMASVKLDELAMDNEVQQSNGVDESKQASESSEQGNGSSSTASKCPNSPNKLSKSENLQINKKSKSSADKESASNSSVSTKVKAYVKEHIRPLCKSGVISVDQYRWAVDKTTEKVMKYHPKDKNANFLIKEGDKIKKLAEQYVETAQHTTK, from the exons ATGGAGATGGAATTGTTCACGGAGGCAATGATGGAAGAAGAAAACTGTTGCATTGATGAAATCAATGAT GATTATTCAACTTTAGATGGTGAAAGATGTGGGATATGTATGGATGTTGTCATTGATAGAGGAGTTCTAGACTGCTGTCAACACTG GTTTTGTTTTACATGCATTGACAACTGGGCTACCATCACAAACTTATGCCCACTTTGCCAGAGCGAATTTCAATTAATCACTTGTGTGCCT GTATATGATACAATAGGGGGCAGCCAGACTGATGAGGATTTATATACCAG AGATGATGATTGGTCCATTGAAGGGAAGACTAATACTCTTTCATTCCCATCATACTATATCGACGAGAAT GCAGTTGTCTGCTTGGATGGAGATGGCTGCAAAGTTAGAGCTGGATCAGTTACAAATGAAGGAGATCTGAATCTTGATACGTCAATTGCTTGTGATTCATGTGATCTATG GTATCATGCCTTTTGTGTTGGATTTGACCCTGAGGACACTTCTGAAAGTACATGGCTATGCCCAAG ATGTGTTGACAAGCTACCCGAAAAGTCAGCACCTTACAAGAAGTTAGGTCCAGAAAATGCCAGCAATAACTGTTTGCTTGAGGCTTCTTTTTCAGGGGAAGTGTCTGTATCTATTGCTGATGCTGGTGAGACGGCTGTTGTTGTCTCAATTGTTGAGAGGAACAATCAGGGTGAAATACCAGGCAGAAAACTTTCAAATCTAGATACTAAAGAGGCTATAAATACTGGCATTTTGGTCCCTGATCCTGTTCCTGATACTTCCAGTATAGAACTGTCCTTGCGACAAAATGAATGTCCAGATTCTGCGCAGCCTGCTACCCCTGTGGATGTGAAGTCTGATGCATCGACAGACTTGTGTAATGAACTGATTCAACCAAATCTAGATCTTCATCTGGGATTGTCTGAGAACTCATGTTCAGCATCTACTG TAGACGTTACAAATATGATGGTAGCTGGAGATCAAGTACTTCGAGCTGCACGACTGAAGAATAATACATCAGAATGCCTTTGTCCAG GTGAAAAAGTGATGCCTGATAAGAACGAGGAAAAGGTTGTGGCCTCCAGTGCAAAGAGAAAGCGAAGAGAAAACAGG ATTGCTTATAGTCCTGATAGTGAATGCAGAAATGCCGATAATGGAGGCATTAGAGCCAAAGCTGAGCTTGCTTATGATGTGAAGAGAGTTAAAATTGAGGGAACCAGTGAGCAAATTAATGCAAAGGACCAAACTCCAGTATCTGCTTCAGACAACTCCGATAAACCTCGAGTAATCATCCCGAAGGACAAGAAACTGAAATGTAAACCTGAAAATAAAGATCTTAGTTCTGACATAATGGATATAGTTAAAGGAACAGGTCGTAAAATTTTGAAGAAGCTTGCTCATAGCAACCAGGATGGAATGTCCTCTATACAAAAAGAAAGTGCAGCTCGCTTGAGGGTTAAAAAGATCATGCGGAGAACTGGTGATGAGGACTCATCAGTGCTAGTTGAAAATCTAAGGAAAGAAATTAGAGAAGCTGTTCGTAACAAGTCTTATGGGGATAAAGGGGAAAACCAGCTTGACCCAAAACTTCTGACTGCTTTTAGAGCTGTTGTGACAGGATCTACACCTGAAACTAAGAAGCCTTTGGTGGATCTTAAGGCAAAGAGGTCACTGTTGCAGAAGGGAAAAGTACGTGAAAACCtaaccaaaaaaatttatggtaTTGGAGGAAGACGACGGCGAGCATGGACTCGTGATTGTGAAGTAGAATTTTGGAAATACAGATGCTCAAATATGTCAAAGCCTGAGAAGATTCAGACATTGAAGTCGGTTCTTGACCTCCTGAGAGATGATTCAGAGAATGCACCTACAAAGCCTGTGAATGAAGGGGAAGAAAAGTCTTCCATTCTTTCGAGGCTATATCTAGCAGATAATTCGGTTTTCCCAAGAAAGGAGGATATCAAGCCTGTCTCTACCCTTACTGTTGTAGCTaatcaaaacaaagaaaatggtTCAACATCAAACACTTCAGCAACATCTTTTCCTAGTCCATCCAATATAGTTCCACGTGCAAATGTGGCTTCTCTGGTGGTGGCTTCTTCCTTGGAAATTAAGGGGGCCAAGACAAGTGTCCCGACCACTAAGGCTGATATTACCAGAAATGTACTTCCAATCAAAGGCACTGATAGGCCGTCTACATCAACCTCAAGTGGTTTGAAATTGTCTACCAAGGAGGAAATAACTGTAAAATGTGACAATACAAGGAGTGATAAGAAGAAGTGGGCCCTAGAGGTTCTTGCAAGAAAAACAGCAGCAACAAGCAAGAGTGGAACCCTGGAAAATGAAGAGGACAGTGCAGTGCTGAAAAATAATTATCCTTTGCTG GCTCAGCTACCGAAAGACATGCGGCCAGCTTTGGCACCCAGTCGTCATAATAAAATCCCCATGTCCGTCAGGCTG GCTCAACTTCACCGTCTCACTGAGCACCTTCTAAAGAAGACAAATCTGTCAGTTATGCGCAGAACAGCAGAAACAGAATTGGCAATTGCAGACGCGGTTAATATTGAAAAGGAGGTTGCTGATAGGTCTAATAGCAAACTAGTATATATAAACCTCTGCTCACAAGAACTGCGCAGATCAGACAATGCCAGTAATGTTGGTGTTGCAGAGCCAAGTCCTTGCCAAAATTTAGTTCTAACCAACTCATCCGAAGAAGTAAGTGATGTCCATTCTTCTGATCCAGCAGTCAATGAAGCGCTAAGAAATGCAGGACTTTTGTCTGATTCACCTCCAAATAGTCCAAGTTGCGCCCTGGAGGAAGCCAAAGAGGAAAGTTGCATatcaaaagaagttgaagatcACGGGCCAGAGAATGTGTTTGAAGTGGATGATCCTCCAGAACTTGATATATACGGGgattttgaatataatttgGAGGATGATGAATTTTCTGGTGCCGGAACTTCAATGATCTCTGTGCTGCAACCAGAAGAATCTAAATTGAAAGTTGTCTTCTCCACAATCAACCCTGTGGGAACTGATGGCTCTTTGGAActtcaaaatcttgaaaaacagGACATTCTTGAAGGTCCTGTAGGCACATCTTCGTTGAGTGGGTGCGAAACAAGTGGTGTGGTTGGAAGCTCAACTGCAGCTGACCAGACAGAAAATTGCCTTGGTCATAGTTCCCCTATTGATGAAAACCTCTCTGTTGTAGACTGTGAAGAGTTGTACGGACCAGATAAAGAACCGCTGATTGAGAAGTACCCCGAGATGGCATCAGTCAAGCTTGATGAACTGGCTATGGACAATGAAGTTCAACAAAGCAATGGAGTTGACGAATCCAAACAGGCTTCAGAGTCCTCAGAACAGGGAAATGGTAGCAGCTCTACTGCTTCCAAATGCCCAAACTCACCAAACAAGCTTTCCAAAAGTGAAAACCTACAAATCAACAAGAAATCAAAATCTTCCGCTGACAAGGAATCAGCCAGCAATAGCTCTGTATCAACGAAG GTCAAAGCATACGTGAAGGAGCACATCAGACCACTGTGCAAGAGTGGTGTGATCTCTGTTGATCAATACAGGTGGGCTGTGGACAAAACTACTGAGAAAGTCATGAAGTATCACCCAAAGGACAAAAATGCTAATTTTCTCATAAAGGAAGGAgataaaattaagaaacttGCAGAGCAATACGTCGAGACAGCTCAACATACAACAAAATAA
- the LOC107007354 gene encoding uncharacterized protein At4g10930 isoform X4 has protein sequence MEMELFTEAMMEEENCCIDEINDDYSTLDGERCGICMDVVIDRGVLDCCQHWFCFTCIDNWATITNLCPLCQSEFQLITCVPVYDTIGGSQTDEDLYTRDDDWSIEGKTNTLSFPSYYIDENAVVCLDGDGCKVRAGSVTNEGDLNLDTSIACDSCDLWYHAFCVGFDPEDTSESTWLCPRCVDKLPEKSAPYKKLGPENASNNCLLEASFSGEVSVSIADAGETAVVVSIVERNNQGEIPGRKLSNLDTKEAINTGILVPDPVPDTSSIELSLRQNECPDSAQPATPVDVKSDASTDLCNELIQPNLDLHLGLSENSCSASTVDVTNMMVAGDQVLRAARLKNNTSECLCPGEKVMPDKNEEKVVASSAKRKRRENRNADNGGIRAKAELAYDVKRVKIEGTSEQINAKDQTPVSASDNSDKPRVIIPKDKKLKCKPENKDLSSDIMDIVKGTGRKILKKLAHSNQDGMSSIQKESAARLRVKKIMRRTGDEDSSVLVENLRKEIREAVRNKSYGDKGENQLDPKLLTAFRAVVTGSTPETKKPLVDLKAKRSLLQKGKVRENLTKKIYGIGGRRRRAWTRDCEVEFWKYRCSNMSKPEKIQTLKSVLDLLRDDSENAPTKPVNEGEEKSSILSRLYLADNSVFPRKEDIKPVSTLTVVANQNKENGSTSNTSATSFPSPSNIVPRANVASLVVASSLEIKGAKTSVPTTKADITRNVLPIKGTDRPSTSTSSGLKLSTKEEITVKCDNTRSDKKKWALEVLARKTAATSKSGTLENEEDSAVLKNNYPLLAQLPKDMRPALAPSRHNKIPMSVRLAQLHRLTEHLLKKTNLSVMRRTAETELAIADAVNIEKEVADRSNSKLVYINLCSQELRRSDNASNVGVAEPSPCQNLVLTNSSEEVSDVHSSDPAVNEALRNAGLLSDSPPNSPSCALEEAKEESCISKEVEDHGPENVFEVDDPPELDIYGDFEYNLEDDEFSGAGTSMISVLQPEESKLKVVFSTINPVGTDGSLELQNLEKQDILEGPVGTSSLSGCETSGVVGSSTAADQTENCLGHSSPIDENLSVVDCEELYGPDKEPLIEKYPEMASVKLDELAMDNEVQQSNGVDESKQASESSEQGNGSSSTASKCPNSPNKLSKSENLQINKKSKSSADKESASNSSVSTKVKAYVKEHIRPLCKSGVISVDQYRWAVDKTTEKVMKYHPKDKNANFLIKEGDKIKKLAEQYVETAQHTTK, from the exons ATGGAGATGGAATTGTTCACGGAGGCAATGATGGAAGAAGAAAACTGTTGCATTGATGAAATCAATGAT GATTATTCAACTTTAGATGGTGAAAGATGTGGGATATGTATGGATGTTGTCATTGATAGAGGAGTTCTAGACTGCTGTCAACACTG GTTTTGTTTTACATGCATTGACAACTGGGCTACCATCACAAACTTATGCCCACTTTGCCAGAGCGAATTTCAATTAATCACTTGTGTGCCT GTATATGATACAATAGGGGGCAGCCAGACTGATGAGGATTTATATACCAG AGATGATGATTGGTCCATTGAAGGGAAGACTAATACTCTTTCATTCCCATCATACTATATCGACGAGAAT GCAGTTGTCTGCTTGGATGGAGATGGCTGCAAAGTTAGAGCTGGATCAGTTACAAATGAAGGAGATCTGAATCTTGATACGTCAATTGCTTGTGATTCATGTGATCTATG GTATCATGCCTTTTGTGTTGGATTTGACCCTGAGGACACTTCTGAAAGTACATGGCTATGCCCAAG ATGTGTTGACAAGCTACCCGAAAAGTCAGCACCTTACAAGAAGTTAGGTCCAGAAAATGCCAGCAATAACTGTTTGCTTGAGGCTTCTTTTTCAGGGGAAGTGTCTGTATCTATTGCTGATGCTGGTGAGACGGCTGTTGTTGTCTCAATTGTTGAGAGGAACAATCAGGGTGAAATACCAGGCAGAAAACTTTCAAATCTAGATACTAAAGAGGCTATAAATACTGGCATTTTGGTCCCTGATCCTGTTCCTGATACTTCCAGTATAGAACTGTCCTTGCGACAAAATGAATGTCCAGATTCTGCGCAGCCTGCTACCCCTGTGGATGTGAAGTCTGATGCATCGACAGACTTGTGTAATGAACTGATTCAACCAAATCTAGATCTTCATCTGGGATTGTCTGAGAACTCATGTTCAGCATCTACTG TAGACGTTACAAATATGATGGTAGCTGGAGATCAAGTACTTCGAGCTGCACGACTGAAGAATAATACATCAGAATGCCTTTGTCCAG GTGAAAAAGTGATGCCTGATAAGAACGAGGAAAAGGTTGTGGCCTCCAGTGCAAAGAGAAAGCGAAGAGAAAACAG AAATGCCGATAATGGAGGCATTAGAGCCAAAGCTGAGCTTGCTTATGATGTGAAGAGAGTTAAAATTGAGGGAACCAGTGAGCAAATTAATGCAAAGGACCAAACTCCAGTATCTGCTTCAGACAACTCCGATAAACCTCGAGTAATCATCCCGAAGGACAAGAAACTGAAATGTAAACCTGAAAATAAAGATCTTAGTTCTGACATAATGGATATAGTTAAAGGAACAGGTCGTAAAATTTTGAAGAAGCTTGCTCATAGCAACCAGGATGGAATGTCCTCTATACAAAAAGAAAGTGCAGCTCGCTTGAGGGTTAAAAAGATCATGCGGAGAACTGGTGATGAGGACTCATCAGTGCTAGTTGAAAATCTAAGGAAAGAAATTAGAGAAGCTGTTCGTAACAAGTCTTATGGGGATAAAGGGGAAAACCAGCTTGACCCAAAACTTCTGACTGCTTTTAGAGCTGTTGTGACAGGATCTACACCTGAAACTAAGAAGCCTTTGGTGGATCTTAAGGCAAAGAGGTCACTGTTGCAGAAGGGAAAAGTACGTGAAAACCtaaccaaaaaaatttatggtaTTGGAGGAAGACGACGGCGAGCATGGACTCGTGATTGTGAAGTAGAATTTTGGAAATACAGATGCTCAAATATGTCAAAGCCTGAGAAGATTCAGACATTGAAGTCGGTTCTTGACCTCCTGAGAGATGATTCAGAGAATGCACCTACAAAGCCTGTGAATGAAGGGGAAGAAAAGTCTTCCATTCTTTCGAGGCTATATCTAGCAGATAATTCGGTTTTCCCAAGAAAGGAGGATATCAAGCCTGTCTCTACCCTTACTGTTGTAGCTaatcaaaacaaagaaaatggtTCAACATCAAACACTTCAGCAACATCTTTTCCTAGTCCATCCAATATAGTTCCACGTGCAAATGTGGCTTCTCTGGTGGTGGCTTCTTCCTTGGAAATTAAGGGGGCCAAGACAAGTGTCCCGACCACTAAGGCTGATATTACCAGAAATGTACTTCCAATCAAAGGCACTGATAGGCCGTCTACATCAACCTCAAGTGGTTTGAAATTGTCTACCAAGGAGGAAATAACTGTAAAATGTGACAATACAAGGAGTGATAAGAAGAAGTGGGCCCTAGAGGTTCTTGCAAGAAAAACAGCAGCAACAAGCAAGAGTGGAACCCTGGAAAATGAAGAGGACAGTGCAGTGCTGAAAAATAATTATCCTTTGCTG GCTCAGCTACCGAAAGACATGCGGCCAGCTTTGGCACCCAGTCGTCATAATAAAATCCCCATGTCCGTCAGGCTG GCTCAACTTCACCGTCTCACTGAGCACCTTCTAAAGAAGACAAATCTGTCAGTTATGCGCAGAACAGCAGAAACAGAATTGGCAATTGCAGACGCGGTTAATATTGAAAAGGAGGTTGCTGATAGGTCTAATAGCAAACTAGTATATATAAACCTCTGCTCACAAGAACTGCGCAGATCAGACAATGCCAGTAATGTTGGTGTTGCAGAGCCAAGTCCTTGCCAAAATTTAGTTCTAACCAACTCATCCGAAGAAGTAAGTGATGTCCATTCTTCTGATCCAGCAGTCAATGAAGCGCTAAGAAATGCAGGACTTTTGTCTGATTCACCTCCAAATAGTCCAAGTTGCGCCCTGGAGGAAGCCAAAGAGGAAAGTTGCATatcaaaagaagttgaagatcACGGGCCAGAGAATGTGTTTGAAGTGGATGATCCTCCAGAACTTGATATATACGGGgattttgaatataatttgGAGGATGATGAATTTTCTGGTGCCGGAACTTCAATGATCTCTGTGCTGCAACCAGAAGAATCTAAATTGAAAGTTGTCTTCTCCACAATCAACCCTGTGGGAACTGATGGCTCTTTGGAActtcaaaatcttgaaaaacagGACATTCTTGAAGGTCCTGTAGGCACATCTTCGTTGAGTGGGTGCGAAACAAGTGGTGTGGTTGGAAGCTCAACTGCAGCTGACCAGACAGAAAATTGCCTTGGTCATAGTTCCCCTATTGATGAAAACCTCTCTGTTGTAGACTGTGAAGAGTTGTACGGACCAGATAAAGAACCGCTGATTGAGAAGTACCCCGAGATGGCATCAGTCAAGCTTGATGAACTGGCTATGGACAATGAAGTTCAACAAAGCAATGGAGTTGACGAATCCAAACAGGCTTCAGAGTCCTCAGAACAGGGAAATGGTAGCAGCTCTACTGCTTCCAAATGCCCAAACTCACCAAACAAGCTTTCCAAAAGTGAAAACCTACAAATCAACAAGAAATCAAAATCTTCCGCTGACAAGGAATCAGCCAGCAATAGCTCTGTATCAACGAAG GTCAAAGCATACGTGAAGGAGCACATCAGACCACTGTGCAAGAGTGGTGTGATCTCTGTTGATCAATACAGGTGGGCTGTGGACAAAACTACTGAGAAAGTCATGAAGTATCACCCAAAGGACAAAAATGCTAATTTTCTCATAAAGGAAGGAgataaaattaagaaacttGCAGAGCAATACGTCGAGACAGCTCAACATACAACAAAATAA
- the LOC107007354 gene encoding uncharacterized protein At4g10930 isoform X2 — protein sequence MEMELFTEAMMEEENCCIDEINDDYSTLDGERCGICMDVVIDRGVLDCCQHWFCFTCIDNWATITNLCPLCQSEFQLITCVPVYDTIGGSQTDEDLYTRDDDWSIEGKTNTLSFPSYYIDENAVVCLDGDGCKVRAGSVTNEGDLNLDTSIACDSCDLWYHAFCVGFDPEDTSESTWLCPRCVDKLPEKSAPYKKLGPENASNNCLLEASFSGEVSVSIADAGETAVVVSIVERNNQGEIPGRKLSNLDTKEAINTGILVPDPVPDTSSIELSLRQNECPDSAQPATPVDVKSDASTDLCNELIQPNLDLHLGLSENSCSASTDVTNMMVAGDQVLRAARLKNNTSECLCPGEKVMPDKNEEKVVASSAKRKRRENRIAYSPDSECRNADNGGIRAKAELAYDVKRVKIEGTSEQINAKDQTPVSASDNSDKPRVIIPKDKKLKCKPENKDLSSDIMDIVKGTGRKILKKLAHSNQDGMSSIQKESAARLRVKKIMRRTGDEDSSVLVENLRKEIREAVRNKSYGDKGENQLDPKLLTAFRAVVTGSTPETKKPLVDLKAKRSLLQKGKVRENLTKKIYGIGGRRRRAWTRDCEVEFWKYRCSNMSKPEKIQTLKSVLDLLRDDSENAPTKPVNEGEEKSSILSRLYLADNSVFPRKEDIKPVSTLTVVANQNKENGSTSNTSATSFPSPSNIVPRANVASLVVASSLEIKGAKTSVPTTKADITRNVLPIKGTDRPSTSTSSGLKLSTKEEITVKCDNTRSDKKKWALEVLARKTAATSKSGTLENEEDSAVLKNNYPLLAQLPKDMRPALAPSRHNKIPMSVRLAQLHRLTEHLLKKTNLSVMRRTAETELAIADAVNIEKEVADRSNSKLVYINLCSQELRRSDNASNVGVAEPSPCQNLVLTNSSEEVSDVHSSDPAVNEALRNAGLLSDSPPNSPSCALEEAKEESCISKEVEDHGPENVFEVDDPPELDIYGDFEYNLEDDEFSGAGTSMISVLQPEESKLKVVFSTINPVGTDGSLELQNLEKQDILEGPVGTSSLSGCETSGVVGSSTAADQTENCLGHSSPIDENLSVVDCEELYGPDKEPLIEKYPEMASVKLDELAMDNEVQQSNGVDESKQASESSEQGNGSSSTASKCPNSPNKLSKSENLQINKKSKSSADKESASNSSVSTKVKAYVKEHIRPLCKSGVISVDQYRWAVDKTTEKVMKYHPKDKNANFLIKEGDKIKKLAEQYVETAQHTTK from the exons ATGGAGATGGAATTGTTCACGGAGGCAATGATGGAAGAAGAAAACTGTTGCATTGATGAAATCAATGAT GATTATTCAACTTTAGATGGTGAAAGATGTGGGATATGTATGGATGTTGTCATTGATAGAGGAGTTCTAGACTGCTGTCAACACTG GTTTTGTTTTACATGCATTGACAACTGGGCTACCATCACAAACTTATGCCCACTTTGCCAGAGCGAATTTCAATTAATCACTTGTGTGCCT GTATATGATACAATAGGGGGCAGCCAGACTGATGAGGATTTATATACCAG AGATGATGATTGGTCCATTGAAGGGAAGACTAATACTCTTTCATTCCCATCATACTATATCGACGAGAAT GCAGTTGTCTGCTTGGATGGAGATGGCTGCAAAGTTAGAGCTGGATCAGTTACAAATGAAGGAGATCTGAATCTTGATACGTCAATTGCTTGTGATTCATGTGATCTATG GTATCATGCCTTTTGTGTTGGATTTGACCCTGAGGACACTTCTGAAAGTACATGGCTATGCCCAAG ATGTGTTGACAAGCTACCCGAAAAGTCAGCACCTTACAAGAAGTTAGGTCCAGAAAATGCCAGCAATAACTGTTTGCTTGAGGCTTCTTTTTCAGGGGAAGTGTCTGTATCTATTGCTGATGCTGGTGAGACGGCTGTTGTTGTCTCAATTGTTGAGAGGAACAATCAGGGTGAAATACCAGGCAGAAAACTTTCAAATCTAGATACTAAAGAGGCTATAAATACTGGCATTTTGGTCCCTGATCCTGTTCCTGATACTTCCAGTATAGAACTGTCCTTGCGACAAAATGAATGTCCAGATTCTGCGCAGCCTGCTACCCCTGTGGATGTGAAGTCTGATGCATCGACAGACTTGTGTAATGAACTGATTCAACCAAATCTAGATCTTCATCTGGGATTGTCTGAGAACTCATGTTCAGCATCTACTG ACGTTACAAATATGATGGTAGCTGGAGATCAAGTACTTCGAGCTGCACGACTGAAGAATAATACATCAGAATGCCTTTGTCCAG GTGAAAAAGTGATGCCTGATAAGAACGAGGAAAAGGTTGTGGCCTCCAGTGCAAAGAGAAAGCGAAGAGAAAACAGG ATTGCTTATAGTCCTGATAGTGAATGCAGAAATGCCGATAATGGAGGCATTAGAGCCAAAGCTGAGCTTGCTTATGATGTGAAGAGAGTTAAAATTGAGGGAACCAGTGAGCAAATTAATGCAAAGGACCAAACTCCAGTATCTGCTTCAGACAACTCCGATAAACCTCGAGTAATCATCCCGAAGGACAAGAAACTGAAATGTAAACCTGAAAATAAAGATCTTAGTTCTGACATAATGGATATAGTTAAAGGAACAGGTCGTAAAATTTTGAAGAAGCTTGCTCATAGCAACCAGGATGGAATGTCCTCTATACAAAAAGAAAGTGCAGCTCGCTTGAGGGTTAAAAAGATCATGCGGAGAACTGGTGATGAGGACTCATCAGTGCTAGTTGAAAATCTAAGGAAAGAAATTAGAGAAGCTGTTCGTAACAAGTCTTATGGGGATAAAGGGGAAAACCAGCTTGACCCAAAACTTCTGACTGCTTTTAGAGCTGTTGTGACAGGATCTACACCTGAAACTAAGAAGCCTTTGGTGGATCTTAAGGCAAAGAGGTCACTGTTGCAGAAGGGAAAAGTACGTGAAAACCtaaccaaaaaaatttatggtaTTGGAGGAAGACGACGGCGAGCATGGACTCGTGATTGTGAAGTAGAATTTTGGAAATACAGATGCTCAAATATGTCAAAGCCTGAGAAGATTCAGACATTGAAGTCGGTTCTTGACCTCCTGAGAGATGATTCAGAGAATGCACCTACAAAGCCTGTGAATGAAGGGGAAGAAAAGTCTTCCATTCTTTCGAGGCTATATCTAGCAGATAATTCGGTTTTCCCAAGAAAGGAGGATATCAAGCCTGTCTCTACCCTTACTGTTGTAGCTaatcaaaacaaagaaaatggtTCAACATCAAACACTTCAGCAACATCTTTTCCTAGTCCATCCAATATAGTTCCACGTGCAAATGTGGCTTCTCTGGTGGTGGCTTCTTCCTTGGAAATTAAGGGGGCCAAGACAAGTGTCCCGACCACTAAGGCTGATATTACCAGAAATGTACTTCCAATCAAAGGCACTGATAGGCCGTCTACATCAACCTCAAGTGGTTTGAAATTGTCTACCAAGGAGGAAATAACTGTAAAATGTGACAATACAAGGAGTGATAAGAAGAAGTGGGCCCTAGAGGTTCTTGCAAGAAAAACAGCAGCAACAAGCAAGAGTGGAACCCTGGAAAATGAAGAGGACAGTGCAGTGCTGAAAAATAATTATCCTTTGCTG GCTCAGCTACCGAAAGACATGCGGCCAGCTTTGGCACCCAGTCGTCATAATAAAATCCCCATGTCCGTCAGGCTG GCTCAACTTCACCGTCTCACTGAGCACCTTCTAAAGAAGACAAATCTGTCAGTTATGCGCAGAACAGCAGAAACAGAATTGGCAATTGCAGACGCGGTTAATATTGAAAAGGAGGTTGCTGATAGGTCTAATAGCAAACTAGTATATATAAACCTCTGCTCACAAGAACTGCGCAGATCAGACAATGCCAGTAATGTTGGTGTTGCAGAGCCAAGTCCTTGCCAAAATTTAGTTCTAACCAACTCATCCGAAGAAGTAAGTGATGTCCATTCTTCTGATCCAGCAGTCAATGAAGCGCTAAGAAATGCAGGACTTTTGTCTGATTCACCTCCAAATAGTCCAAGTTGCGCCCTGGAGGAAGCCAAAGAGGAAAGTTGCATatcaaaagaagttgaagatcACGGGCCAGAGAATGTGTTTGAAGTGGATGATCCTCCAGAACTTGATATATACGGGgattttgaatataatttgGAGGATGATGAATTTTCTGGTGCCGGAACTTCAATGATCTCTGTGCTGCAACCAGAAGAATCTAAATTGAAAGTTGTCTTCTCCACAATCAACCCTGTGGGAACTGATGGCTCTTTGGAActtcaaaatcttgaaaaacagGACATTCTTGAAGGTCCTGTAGGCACATCTTCGTTGAGTGGGTGCGAAACAAGTGGTGTGGTTGGAAGCTCAACTGCAGCTGACCAGACAGAAAATTGCCTTGGTCATAGTTCCCCTATTGATGAAAACCTCTCTGTTGTAGACTGTGAAGAGTTGTACGGACCAGATAAAGAACCGCTGATTGAGAAGTACCCCGAGATGGCATCAGTCAAGCTTGATGAACTGGCTATGGACAATGAAGTTCAACAAAGCAATGGAGTTGACGAATCCAAACAGGCTTCAGAGTCCTCAGAACAGGGAAATGGTAGCAGCTCTACTGCTTCCAAATGCCCAAACTCACCAAACAAGCTTTCCAAAAGTGAAAACCTACAAATCAACAAGAAATCAAAATCTTCCGCTGACAAGGAATCAGCCAGCAATAGCTCTGTATCAACGAAG GTCAAAGCATACGTGAAGGAGCACATCAGACCACTGTGCAAGAGTGGTGTGATCTCTGTTGATCAATACAGGTGGGCTGTGGACAAAACTACTGAGAAAGTCATGAAGTATCACCCAAAGGACAAAAATGCTAATTTTCTCATAAAGGAAGGAgataaaattaagaaacttGCAGAGCAATACGTCGAGACAGCTCAACATACAACAAAATAA